The following are encoded in a window of Syngnathus scovelli strain Florida chromosome 4, RoL_Ssco_1.2, whole genome shotgun sequence genomic DNA:
- the map1aa gene encoding microtubule-associated protein 1A has protein sequence MTVRGFSNIRVTSLRQWCWLTHQSVSSEVYSLLIGLAGNKLLILSGQSSDQGGDILLQGGAFTWQHFSDIISSTQVQTVLSKVSPKQPSRLTVSCQGDGGWSSLGQSQEFQNILEYRLNPEPHLTSMEGVTVFTEYVSETVDVPSPFELLEPPTSGGFLKLSKPCCYIFPGGRGDSSLFAVNGFNILVDGGSDRKSCFWKLVRHLDRIDSVLLTHIGADNLPGINGLFQRKIAEQEEGNQGSGSSSSAELMKNLISPELGIVFLNVPEKLWMPESTLKVKRSIEEASLTLQYLNKLGITPEPLHRAVTNTIEPITLFHKLGVGKLDMYVLNPVKESKEMQFLMQKWSGNSKAKTGILMSNGKEGEISVPYLTSVTALIVWVPHRPTEKIVRVLFPGNAPQNKIFEGLEKLKHLDFLRYPIATQKDLSSGAPLPIIKQTKMKSRTESKESLKASPKPNSKITKKDVGQDEESRSETTKENKVEKKDDKKIKSPSLKATKQLKNSEVAPVTGKSEKKIADKSGKINKVSRMDEKKDKEKKEIKKDKVKKDENIRKEEKKEKKELKKDKPELRKMMKPDLKPLTPEVRKTLHKVKTQTKTKTEKNATAKVHVNGKKQIPENLREEVAAAALADRSIVSSPEDLTEDFEALKREELSKPKNEANQISEVSLHKDTKVSKSFPPEDKMTSFCTNTETISSMFPEKPDEYNTDKKTSEQTKSPQRKYSNSGIYKNYEDVTFDDYGRYSAKDDSKDISKKSDSSEEDDNVIEKAELEGTEDDAVVKYKTQEIIKEKFGKELENRQTTQLTSSTAAPSGQGFGASASELFSFIQDETIPGYSETEQTISDEEIHDDTEERMPQLRYNVGSYDVSVPDALKTFDSIHGLKEMKSSAVSNVVDVRLKALMGGQESEISSYPSVITAPLAEEEHISSATSITEYDKVSSFATSVAEDQSIASVTAPQIEEVGRNVLLLDTNNAPSYTEGNQGKDYLHSAGTISPTSSLEDDKCFKSPSSDEYQPNIHEMESDAKANAVHDEDDEEEDEDEDQTPNVDIPLGKLQEGYEHAASLLLREKEKPPSPAISPPKQQSSMQIVNKQISPFSTDGIVTTTGIQPVSPTLPLVTGLSHVRQDSDERCPSPDDSTMKLASPTQSVPTSSSYSPAEEKSLKTEDKNEAVTALKFDKVEKSVTISDNTSFIGLPDDKTTSETSEESEEDSIEEDAYFTKKNLQPAVKAKLMEAKEGCFLDDDLTNETKTDIETLEKAPSADDKPKSQIMNLDEDEINNFPSRLESRFSPANPSISQKCQETSEITDASLKEPEKSVKFGMCDFPEKETKEKAIYIRQDTPYVHGKTFSYGDIYDSKQSSVESDSFRQESLDKIEKDISRDKMGLPLDTVTATEKVTEKDELRKEPSTPSWHDSKSTAAIQSVVKEATETEPAIVGSQFASAVDKSPASSTFLSSEKDPLSFPVQAHLLQSSMYSSMIAVKAGHDDNNKGACLEINMQKLTSRDEEDYDDDEVDDEDDEDEEDEEDEDDNSALDSDMEKSTKEKSEKEIESPVNEIFSSDKPELMVSMAGYGFKSQEKPAVKENLPGSLAKVEADENKADCTFLGGNSKEASACFSGYSSELHLEGSDLKESLLPNQTTDKSKEDITLTLSKRNLYQNDDDDDLDFDKPRSPDHLSKKSPDTSFQYTTTAAPGYSSSSAYSYSSSTSGSFSTSRQLGEELETPASAEPLFEYSSFKEEHSPVRDSPFSNLTGTKDDYLEVSEKQNTVTTTAESTSSLAHFSPRDPFEGVKSFPLHSSTASAEDKKEHASLGSRLDKHPQSDCFYKSEWSEVSILDSAKGFGDSLTLHSQESALSKEAAGAALFSVTSAPRPDAEGKHYFEETDSSEEEDKGDHMQEMTRIAPSSGLTGNLTFSDKPVSFTESEKKSSAFPDVLGSYVLSPHPASKPEPTNETAEVSASSTNLAGTAASGEAVGTARVESREGAGGYRSSYEWEMSKPQIGRMPGDSPPHYRHDDEFEEDCEMEPEHPARPLSLSSTNEPFHSPFYDECSQQGQDDDDDDDDDDDDDDDDSDQDIAGKAPKGAAAPYASHTTPGYSSCEYKQRKTDLSPSFINPCMQQLCSDEDDDDQEQQSDQSQEGDEHDMSVKRRAHKQPHHHSSSSFHQADGTSARLGLATEDTPPTSISESLASQSDSEVPPGTEEYPSVTGEGNNDSDEDSDYMPIDKISAAGESSRHPTSWNSNDPVPTHRKDPYPPPPRPDVCMVDPDSLGNVKKDPKTKGLKKASGKMKSASPAKRKRSPLPGKQTSSPRAASLKKKEADKSSRMSRLSDGQGSKDDDLSRSSYNPGKALTLGSQKAGSTAPIYVDMAYIPNHCSAKNVDQEFFKRVRSAYYVVSGNDAASGEPSRAVLDALLDGKAQWGLNLQVTLIPTHDTEVTREWYQQNHERQQELNIMVLASSSTVVMQDESFPACKIEF, from the exons ATGACG GTCAGAGGATTCTCTAATATCAGAGTGACATCCTTGAGACAGTGGTGTTGGTTAACCCATCAGTCTGTTTCTTCAGAG GTCTATTCTCTGCTCATTGGCTTGGCTGGAAATAAATTGCTGATACTAAGTGGGCAGAGCTCTGACCAGGGAGGTGACATCCTTCTTCAAGGTGGGGCCTTTACCTGGCAACACTTCTCTGATATCATCTCCAGCACACAA GTGCAAACAGTCCTTTCCAAGGTTTCCCCCAAGCAGCCATCAAGGCTTACTGTTTCCTGTCAAGGAGACGGGGGCTGGAGCTCCCTGGGCCAAAGCCAGGAGTTTCAAAATATTCTGGAATATCGTTTGAACCCTGAGCCTCACCTTACCAGTATGGAAGGGGTAACAGTGTTTACAGAGTACGTCTCAGAGACAGTAGATGTGCCGTCACCCTTTGAACTTCTAGAGCCACCAACCTCTGGAGGATTTCTGAAACTTTCCAAACCTTGCTGCTACATCTTtcctggaggaagaggagactctTCTTTGTTTGCTGTCAATGGGTTTAACATCTTGGTGGATGGTGGCTCTGACAGGAAGTCTTGCTTCTGGAAGCTGGTGCGGCACCTTGATAGGATTGACTCTGTTCTGCTCACCCACATCGGGGCAGACAACCTTCCTGGCATTAATGGCTTGTTCCAAAGAAAGATTGCAGAACAGGAGGAGGGCAACCAAGGATCTGGTTCAAGCAGCAGTGCCGAGTTGATGAAGAACCTAATATCCCCTGAGCTTGGCATTGTGTTTTTGAATGTCCCTGAGAAGCTTTGGATGCCAGAATCCACTCTAAAAGTGAAACGAAGCATTGAGGAAGCATCTCTCACACTGCAGTACCTCAATAAACTAGGTATCACACCTGAACCGCTTCACAGGGCGGTGACTAACACTATTGAACCCATCACGCTCTTTCATAAACTTGGAGTGGGAAAGTTAGACATGTATGTGCTCAACCCTGTCAAAGAGAGCAAAGAGATGCAGTTTCTTATGCAAAAATGGTCTGGGAACAGCAAAGCCAAGACTGGTATTCTGATGTCCAATGGAAAAGAAGGTGAAATATCTGTTCCCTATTTGACATCAGTTACTGCCCTCATTGTTTGGGTTCCTCACCGTCCGACAGAAAAGATAGTCAGGGTGCTCTTTCCTGGAAATGCACCACAGAATAAAATATTTGAGGGCCTTGAGAAATTAAAACATCTTGACTTTCTGAGATACCCAATAGCTACTCAAAAAGACCTTTCTTCTGGTGCACCGCTGCCCATTATCAAACAAACTAAAATGAAATCAAGAACTGAAAGCAAAGAGAGTCTCAAAGCTTCACCAAAACCAAACTCAAAAATAACCAAGAAAGATGTCGGGCAGGATGAAGAGTCCCGTAGTGAAACTACCAAGGAAAATAAAGTGGAAAAGAaagatgataaaaaaataaaaagtccaaGTCTGAAGGCTACCAAACAACTGAAAAATAGTGAGGTTGCCCCTGTGACAGGAAAGTCAGAGAAGAAGATAGCTGACAAAAGTGGCAAAATTAATAAAGTGTCTCGAATGGATGAAAAGAAAGACAAGgagaaaaaggaaattaaaaagGACAAAGTCAAAAAGGATGAAAATATAAGAAAAGAGGAGAAGAAGGAAAAGAAGGAACTCAAAAAGGATAAGCCAGAATTGAGAAAAATGATGAAACCTGACCTAAAGCCACTCACCCCTGAAGTGAGAAAAACTTTACATAAGGTCAAGACTCAGACTAAGaccaagacagaaaaaaatgcaaCCGCTAAGGTGCATGTGAATGGTAAAAAACAAATTCCAGAGAACCTTCGTGAAGAGgttgcagcagcagcacttGCAGATAGGTCCATTGTGTCATCCCCGGAGGACCTTACTGAGGACTTTGAGGCTCTGAAAAGAGAAGAGCTATCCAAACCCAAGAATGAGGCAAACCAGATATCCGAGGTCTCCCTTCACAAAGATACTAAAGTTTCAAAGTCATTTCCTCctgaagacaaaatgacatcctTTTGTACAAATACAGAGACCATTTCATCAATGTTCCCTGAGAAACCAGATGAATACAATACAGACAAGAAAACATCAGAACAGACAAAATCTCCTCAAAGGAAATATTCAAACAGCGGCATTTACAAGAATTATGAAGACGTGACATTTGATGATTATGGCAGATATTCTGCAAAGGATGACTCAAAAGACATATCAAAGAAGAGTGATAGCTCAGAGGAGGATGATAATGTAATTGAAAAAGCTGAGCTTGAGGGAACAGAAGATGATGCAGTTGTCAAGTATAAAACACAGGAGATTATAAAAGAGAAGTTTGGAAAAGAATTGGAAAACAGACAAACCACACAACTGACCTCATCCACAGCAGCACCGTCTGGACAAGGATTCGGAGCATCGGCCTCAGAGCTCTTCTCTTTTATCCAAGATGAAACCATCCCTGGTTACTCTGAGACCGAACAGACCATCTCTGATGAGGAGATCCATGATGATACAGAAGAGAGAATGCCACAGTTACGATATAATGTTGGATCTTATGACGTCTCGGTTCCCGATGCCCTGAAAACCTTTGACTCCATCCACGGTTTGAAAGAAATGAAAAGCTCTGCTGTATCTAATGTTGTAGACGTCAGACTCAAAGCCCTCATGGGAGGTCAAGAGTCTGAGATTTCATCTTACCCATCTGTTATTACAGCTCCTCTTGCTGAAGAAGAACACATATCATCTGCCACATCCATAACCGAATATGACAAGGTGTCTTCATTTGCTACATCTGTCGCTGAAGACCAATCCATTGCATCTGTTACAGCCCCTCAGATTGAGGAAGTTGGAAGGAACGTCCTCCTTCTTGATACTAACAATGCACCATCATATACAGAAGGCAACCAAGGAAAGGACTATCTCCATTCTGCAGGCACCATTTCGCCCACCTCCTCTCTGGAAGATGACAAATGTTTTAAGTCTCCTTCCTCTGACGAATACCAACCCAACATCCATGAAATGGAAAGTGATGCCAAGGCCAATGCTGTTCATGATGAAGAtgacgaggaggaagatgaggatgaggatcAAACTCCCAATGTTGACATCCCACTCGGTAAACTCCAAGAGGGCTATGAACACGCTGCATCCCTGCtgcttagagagaaagagaaaccACCCTCTCCAGCTATTTCTCCTCCCAAACAACAGTCTTCCATGCAGATTGTCAACAAACAAATATCTCCATTTAGTACAGATGGAATCGTGACCACCACTGGAATACAACCTGTATCGCCAACTTTACCTCTTGTCACCGGTTTGTCCCATGTAAGGCAAGACAGTGACGAGAGATGTCCGAGTCCAGATGACAGCACTATGAAACTTGCTTCACCCACACAGTCAGTGCCGACAAGCAGTAGCTACTCCCCAGCAGAAGAAAAGTCCTTAAAGACTGAAGATAAAAATGAAGCGGTGACCGCACTGAAATTTGACAAAGTAGAGAAGTCAGTCACCATTTCTGATAATACATCCTTCATTGGACTGCCAGATGACAAAACAACATCAGAGACTTCAGAAGAATCTGAAGAAGACAGTATAGAGGAAGATGCctatttcacaaaaaaaaatcttcagccAGCTGTTAAGGCCAAACTTATGGAGGCAAAAGAAGGATGCTTCCTGGATGACGACTTGACAAATGAGACAAAGACAGACATTGAAACCTTAGAAAAGGCTCCAAGTGCAGATGACAAACCTAAATCTCAAATTATGAACTTGGATGAggatgaaataaataatttccCAAGTAGATTAGAATCAAGGTTCTCTCCAGCAAATCCAAGTATTTCACAAAAGTGTCAAGAAACCTCTGAAATAACAGATGCGTCTTTGAAAGAGCCAGAGAAAAGTGTTAAATTTGGTATGTGTGATTTTCCAGAGAAGGAGACTAAAGAGAAAGCCATCTATATAAGGCAAGACACACCTTATGTGCATGGCAAAACATTCTCTTACGGTGACATTTATGATAGCAAACAGAGTTCTGTGGAGTCCGATTCATTTCGTCAGGAGTCCTTAGATAAGATTGAGAAAGACATTTCAAGGGATAAAATGGGTTTGCCACTCGACACAGTAACAGCAACAGAAAAAGTCACAGAGAAGGATGAACTGAGAAAAGAACCTTCCACTCCATCATGGCATGACTCTAAAAGCACGGCAGCTATCCAATCAGTGGTCAAAGAGGCTACAGAAACTGAGCCGGCAATTGTGGGAAGTCAATTTGCTTCAGCGGTAGATAAGTCTCCAGCATCTTCTACTTTCCTTTCGTCAGAGAAAGATCCGTTGTCTTTCCCAGTGCAAGCCCATCTCCTTCAATCATCAATGTATTCCTCCATGATAGCCGTCAAAGCTGGCCATGACGATAACAACAAAGGCGCATGTTTGGAGATTAATATGCAGAAACTGACATCCAGGGATGAGGaagattatgatgatgatgaggttgatgatgaggatgatgaggatgaggaagatgaagaagatgaggatgataATAGTGCTCTTGATTCTGACATGGAGAAAAGTACGAAAGAAAAGTCTGAGAAGGAAATAGAAAGTCCTGTGAATGAAATCTTTAGCTCCGACAAGCCTGAATTAATGGTTTCCATGGCTGGATATGGCTTTAAAAGTCAAGAGAAACCAGCTGTGAAAGAAAACCTCCCTGGCTCACTCGCAAAAGTAGAAGCAGATGAAAATAAGGCAGACTGCACATTCTTGGGTGGAAATTCAAAAGAGGCTTCAGCATGTTTCTCTGGCTACTCCTCAGAGTTACACCTGGAGGGAAGTGATCTTAAGGAATCCCTTTTACCAAATCAGACCACAGACAAAAGTAAAGAGGATATTACCTTGACGTTATCAAAGAGAAATCTTTACCagaatgatgatgacgacgatcttGATTTTGACAAACCTCGGTCGCCAGATCACCTAAGCAAGAAATCGCCAGACACAAGCTTTCAGTACACGACCACTGCTGCCCCTGGGTATTCCTCTTCCTCTGCCTATAGCTACTCCTCATCTACGTCAGGCTCCTTCTCGACAAGCCGTCAGCttggagaagagctggagacacCTGCCTCAGCTGAGCCACTGTTTGAGTACTCCTCCTTTAAAGAAGAACATTCCCCAGTTAGAGACTCTCCCTTTTCCAATTTAACTGGCACCAAAGATGATTATCTTGAAGTGTCTGAGAAACAGAACACTGTTACAACCACAGCAGAATCTACCTCTAGCTTGGCCCACTTTTCACCCCGTGACCCATTTGAGGGAGTCAAATCTTTCCCTCTACATTCATCCACTGCTTCTGCTGAAGACAAAAAGGAACACGCATCTTTGGGCAGCCGTTTGGATAAACACCCTCAATCAGACTGCTTCTATAAGTCTGAGTGGTCTGAGGTGTCAATTTTGGACTCTGCAAAAGGCTTTGGGGACTCACTAACTTTGCACTCTCAAGAATCAGCACTCTCAAAAGAGGCAGCTGGGGCTGCTCTGTTCAGTGTCACTTCTGCACCACGACCGGACGCTGAAGGAAAACATTACTTTGAGGAGACTGACAGCAGCGAAGAAGAGGACAAGGGAGATCATATGCAGGAGATGACTCGAATAGCCCCCTCCAGTGGACTCACGGGTAACTTGACATTTTCTGACAAGCCCGTTTCTttcactgaaagtgaaaagaaaaGCAGTGCATTCCCCGATGTTCTCGGGTCCTACGTGTTGTCACCACATCCAGCCAGCAAGCCGGAACCGACCAACGAAACCGCAGAAGTCAGTGCAAGTTCAACCAATCTTGCTGGCACTGCAGCTAGTGGTGAAGCTGTAGGTACAGCCAGGGTGGAGTCCAGAGAGGGTGCTGGAGGCTACAGGAGCTCCTATGAATGGGAAATGTCCAAGCCTCAGATAGGGAGGATGCCTGGTGACTCTCCTCCCCATTATCGTCATGACGATGAGTTTGAAGAGGATTGTGAAATGGAGCCAGAGCACCCAGCACGCCCACTTTCTCTCTCATCGACTAATGAGCCATTTCACTCTCCCTTCTACGATGAGTGCAGTCAACAAGGGcaggatgatgatgacgacgatgatgatgatgatgatgatgatgatgatgacagtgATCAGGATATTGCTGGTAAAGCACCCAAAGGAGCAGCCGCTCCATATGCAAGCCACACCACTCCCGGATATTCATCCTGCGAGTACAAGCAGCGTAAAACTGACCTTTCACCTTCCTTTATCAACCCATGCATGCAGCAGCTATGtagtgatgaagatgatgacgaTCAGGAACAGCAAAGTGACCAGTCACAGGAGGGAGATGAACATGACATGTCAGTTAAGAGAAGGGCTCATAAGCAGCCCCACCATCATAGCAGCAGCTCTTTCCATCAAGCCGACGGCACGTCAGCACGGTTGGGTCTGGCGACAGAGGACACGCCACCGACTTCAATCAGTGAGTCTCTCGCTTCTCAGTCAGACTCTGAAGTGCCTCCAGGAACAGAGGAGTACCCATCAGTCACCGGCGAAGGCAACAATGATTCCGACGAGGATTCAGACTACATGCCTATCGACAAAATATCCGCCGCAGGTGAAAGCAGTCGTCATCCTACCTCCTGGAATAGTAACGATCCGGTTCCTACACATCGAAAGGACCCttaccccccccctcctcgcCCTGATGTCTGCATGGTGGATCCTGACTCTTTGGGTAATGTTAAAAAAGACCCTAAAACTAAAGGCCTGAAGAAAGCATCCGGGAAAATGAAATCAGCATCACCAGCCAAACGCAAGCGGTCCCCCTTGCCTGGGAAACAGACATCATCTCCTCGTGCTGCATCACTGAAAAAGAAGGAAGCTGACAAGAGCTCACGTATGTCTCGCTTGTCGGATGGACAAGGCTCAAAAGATGATGATCTCTCCAGGTCAAGCTACAACCCTGGCAAAGCGCTCACTTTGG GCTCTCAAAAGGCTGGTTCGACAGCTCCCATTTATGTTGACATGGCCTATATTCCCAACCACTGCAGCGCTAAGAACGTAGATCAAGAATTCTTCAAACGTGTACGCTCTGCATACTATGTGGTGAGCGGGAATGATGCTGCGAGTGGTGAACCGAGCCGAGCAGTTCTCGATGCGCTGCTGGATGGCAAAGCCCAATGGGGGTTAAATCTTCAG GTGACGCTGATCCCGACTCATGACACAGAAGTGACTCGTGAGTGGTACCAGCAGAATCATGAGCGTCAGCAGGAGCTCAACATCATGGTCCTGGCCTCAAGCAGCACCGTTGTTATGCAGGATGAATCTTTCCCCGCCTGCAAGATCGAGTTTTAG